The genomic region AATGCTTCAGTGATTGAAAAGTTCGACTCGCTAAAGTCGAGCCTAAAACTGCTCTCAACACCAATGGCCTGAGGAAAATCTCGATCGTAAAGGTCCGTAATAACTATCGCTAACAACGCAAGCAAAATAAACAATACGCCGGCAACAGCCACTATTATCCGTTTATACAATAACGCCCCCTCCTTCCAAAACTATCTATAATTTAGCCGGGCTCCGGCAACTGCAATCATCCACTCTGTAAAGCAAAAGTTAGAGTAGATAATGTCAAAAGAAGGACACTTGATAATAATAATATTTTCCTCATAAAATCTCCCCCCTTCATTATCTTCTAATCTTATAATATAATAATATTATGAATAATCAACCCGATTGGAGTCGGGGTTCATAGGGGGGCGACTTTTTGACTTATAATTTGAAAGGGTTTGGAGAAAAGCTTAGTTCCATTAGAAAAAAATTAAACTATACACAAAACTATATTTCTAGAGAGTTGGGTATTCACCCTGATACATTACGAAAAATAGAAGGTGGTAAGGTTATACCTAAAATCGAAACTTTAGATAACCTTTCTTCTGTTTTAAAAGCTGATATAACAGCTTTATTTCTAGAATACAGAATAGATGATTACTCTTATTTTAATGATGTTAAAGGAAGTCTTGAAGCTAAGTTAGATAGATTTGATTACCAAAGCTTAAGTAGCGAGATTAAGATGCTAAACAAGCTATCAGCTGTAATAAAAAATCCATACTACAAAAAATTAATTAAACAACTAACTCTCTTTGCTACAGCTATCCCCTTTCTGAAAAGCAAGATTTAAAAGCAGCACAAGACAAGTTAATTGAAGCTTTAAAGTTAACAACTCCTAAATTTAAATTAAGTAGCCATACTAAATTTGCGTACTCTTTAATGGAAGTTATGATTTTGATGAACATTGCTTTTGTTAGAAATGATTTGGGTTATAAGGATGAATATTTAAGCTTAATGGAATTTTGCCTAACACAGGTGGAACAAAGAGATAATCTTCACCCTATAATCTGTCATAATTTAGCCACCTCATATTATAGAAACAAGATGTATAAAGAAGCGCTAAAGTATGGTCAGTTAGGTATAGAAGCTTATAAAAAAAGCCGCGTATTTAACCAAATGCACAGCCTATACTATATGAGCTGAATACAGATTAGAGAATAACGAGTACATAAGATCTATTAAAATGGCAATCTATTTGTGCGAGGCTTATGGTTTACATGATGTTAAAAAAATGTTGATTTCCAAGTGTAATAAGTTCTTAGATTCTAAGCATGATTTTGAAAAAGATTGTTTGTATCATATTGATGAATAAGTTAAAAAAACTCTCGATAGTTCCCCTTGCTTAGGAACTCGAGAGTTTTTCATCCCTTAACAGTCAAAAACACCACTTTGCATAGTGGTGTTTTGGCGTATTGTAGCCCTGACCCGGGAGGCTTGCTTTTTGACAAAATATAGGGGTTTATCTCATATTTTCATGGTAGACCCTCTATGTTCTTTCAAGAGCCCCTACATCTTATGCGATATGCGATCCTTTTTATTTGCTAAGTAATGGGTTAGAAGTATTGAAATATCAAAAGTCTAACCCCAATGTTTTCCCCAAAACCCCAAGCTTCATTTATAGTATGAGCCGTTAAAGAAATTGGAATGACTGCAACCAAACCACCAACAAACGCTGCTCTAAGCCTTTTTAGCTTAGGAGTTATGTATTTCATATTGAATTTATCATGATGGAGGCGGAGCATATCGGTTCGTATGTACAATGTCTCTTGAGGATTACAGCCATAAGAGGTAATGTGTGCTACACCCTCGCCCCCTTATCGTAAATCTGAATGTAATTTTTTAATAATTCACCTCATGTTTTCATTGTAGTCCCCTATGCTTTATCCTTCCTTATGCTTTATGCAAAGGTAGTAAAAGTAAGCACAGTATAAGACAACCCCTAAAAAAATTGATACCCACATAGCCAAAGTTGATTTGTGTCCTAATGCAAGCCTCGGTATAATTTGAGAAGTTACTAATAGTACAATAAAAGCAACTATACTAAGAACTTTTTTATATTTAATGCTAGCTATTAGCATCCATACCCCAGC from Proteinivorax hydrogeniformans harbors:
- a CDS encoding helix-turn-helix transcriptional regulator encodes the protein MTYNLKGFGEKLSSIRKKLNYTQNYISRELGIHPDTLRKIEGGKVIPKIETLDNLSSVLKADITALFLEYRIDDYSYFNDVKGSLEAKLDRFDYQSLSSEIKMLNKLSAVIKNPYYKKLIKQLTLFATAIPFLKSKI